In one window of Mobiluncus massiliensis DNA:
- a CDS encoding WXG100 family type VII secretion target has product MQFQVDSDAVAAAGAQTRACAEEVSAQVSAMMANLTALQESWTGAASGAFAALAAQWRATQATVEDNLRQIGLQLDTASANYAEAESNAAALFAGA; this is encoded by the coding sequence ATGCAATTTCAAGTTGATAGCGATGCCGTAGCTGCCGCCGGTGCCCAAACCCGCGCCTGTGCAGAGGAAGTCAGTGCCCAAGTTTCAGCGATGATGGCGAATCTGACCGCCTTGCAGGAATCTTGGACCGGTGCCGCCTCCGGAGCTTTCGCGGCTCTCGCGGCTCAATGGCGCGCCACCCAAGCCACCGTGGAGGATAACCTTCGCCAGATTGGTTTGCAGCTCGACACGGCCTCCGCGAATTATGCCGAAGCAGAATCGAATGCCGCGGCGTTATTTGCCGGAGCATAA
- a CDS encoding fibronectin-binding protein has protein sequence MKKFLITAAALVLGLAFGPAAYADTLPSPDASGDSAGTVLEHVNLDSMPSGASDVAVNPVAPAPAAPSTAELNAGGNDVDVPAGPEVMYPQAPASVANAEPQIHANVAPQSPEKAKTSISAINANAPQAFVSSPIDSVPGVVSFVFIMLLCVGAGVAAAVVISIVTGKKINLGLRR, from the coding sequence ATGAAAAAGTTTTTGATTACAGCAGCGGCGTTGGTGCTGGGATTGGCTTTTGGCCCGGCAGCTTACGCAGATACTTTGCCTTCCCCGGACGCATCCGGAGATTCGGCCGGCACGGTCTTGGAGCACGTGAATTTGGATTCGATGCCCTCCGGCGCCTCCGATGTGGCGGTCAATCCCGTAGCTCCTGCCCCCGCGGCCCCTTCCACCGCGGAACTGAACGCGGGCGGCAATGATGTCGATGTCCCGGCTGGTCCTGAAGTCATGTACCCTCAGGCTCCGGCATCCGTAGCTAATGCGGAACCTCAGATTCACGCCAATGTGGCTCCTCAATCACCCGAAAAAGCCAAGACTTCTATCTCGGCGATTAATGCGAACGCCCCGCAAGCCTTCGTGTCCTCCCCGATTGACTCGGTTCCCGGCGTGGTTTCCTTTGTCTTTATCATGCTACTGTGCGTGGGGGCCGGGGTTGCGGCTGCGGTCGTGATCTCAATCGTGACCGGAAAGAAAATCAACTTGGGTCTGCGTCGCTAA
- the groL gene encoding chaperonin GroEL (60 kDa chaperone family; promotes refolding of misfolded polypeptides especially under stressful conditions; forms two stacked rings of heptamers to form a barrel-shaped 14mer; ends can be capped by GroES; misfolded proteins enter the barrel where they are refolded when GroES binds) yields the protein MAKMIAFAEEARRGMERGLDLLADTVKVTLGPKGRNVVLEKKWGAPTITNDGVSIAKEIDLADPYEKIGAELVKEVAKKTDDVAGDGTTTATVLAQAIVKEGLRNVAAGANPIALRHGIEKAVDAVVARLLADAVEVKTKEQIAATASISAADETIGEMIAEAMEKVGQEGVITVEESNTFGLNLEVTEGMRFDRGYISPYFVTDADRQEAALEDTYVLLVDTKISSIKDLVPLLEKVMQAGKPVAIIAEDIEGEALATLVLNRIRGALKVVAVKAPGFGDRRKAMLQDMAILTGAQVVSEDLGLKLENVGLEVLGTARKVVVTKDDTTIVDGAGDKDALAARIRQIRQEIEKTDSDYDREKLQERLAKLAGGVAVIKSGAATEVELKERKHRIEDAVRNAKAAKEEGLVPGGGVALIQAATEAFKDLQLEGDEATGASIVRVAVESPLKQIAANAGMEGGVVAEKVRHLPKGQGLNAATGEYEDLLEAKVADPVKVTRSALQNAASIAGLFLTTEAVVADKPEPPAPAPAPAGDDMGGMY from the coding sequence ATGGCAAAAATGATTGCCTTTGCAGAAGAAGCCCGTCGCGGCATGGAACGCGGACTGGATTTGTTGGCTGACACCGTCAAGGTAACCTTGGGACCCAAGGGCCGCAACGTGGTGTTGGAAAAGAAGTGGGGCGCCCCGACCATTACTAATGACGGCGTGTCTATCGCTAAGGAAATTGACCTGGCTGACCCCTACGAAAAGATTGGCGCCGAGCTGGTTAAGGAGGTCGCCAAGAAGACTGACGACGTGGCTGGTGACGGTACCACTACGGCGACTGTTTTGGCTCAGGCTATCGTGAAGGAAGGCCTGCGCAACGTGGCTGCGGGCGCGAACCCGATTGCGTTGCGTCACGGCATCGAAAAGGCCGTGGACGCGGTAGTGGCTCGTTTGCTCGCCGACGCGGTGGAAGTTAAGACCAAGGAACAAATCGCCGCGACCGCCTCGATTTCGGCCGCTGACGAAACCATTGGCGAAATGATTGCCGAGGCTATGGAAAAGGTCGGCCAAGAGGGCGTCATCACCGTGGAAGAATCCAACACTTTCGGCCTGAACCTTGAGGTCACTGAGGGCATGCGTTTCGATCGAGGCTACATTTCCCCCTACTTTGTGACCGACGCGGACCGTCAGGAAGCCGCTCTGGAGGACACCTACGTCCTGCTGGTGGACACCAAGATTTCCTCTATCAAAGACTTGGTGCCGCTGTTGGAAAAGGTCATGCAGGCTGGTAAGCCGGTAGCCATTATTGCCGAGGACATCGAAGGTGAAGCTCTGGCAACCTTGGTACTGAACCGTATCCGCGGTGCACTGAAGGTTGTCGCGGTGAAGGCTCCCGGTTTCGGCGATCGTCGTAAGGCTATGCTCCAGGATATGGCTATCCTGACCGGCGCCCAGGTTGTCAGCGAGGACCTCGGTCTGAAGCTTGAAAACGTTGGCCTCGAGGTGCTGGGTACCGCTCGCAAGGTCGTTGTCACCAAGGACGACACCACCATCGTGGACGGTGCTGGTGACAAGGACGCTCTGGCGGCCCGCATTCGCCAGATTCGTCAGGAAATCGAAAAGACCGATTCCGACTACGACCGTGAGAAGCTCCAGGAGCGCTTGGCGAAGCTGGCTGGCGGCGTGGCCGTCATCAAGTCTGGTGCCGCTACCGAGGTGGAGCTGAAAGAACGCAAGCACCGCATCGAAGATGCCGTGCGCAACGCGAAGGCTGCCAAGGAAGAAGGCTTGGTTCCCGGCGGCGGTGTGGCTCTGATTCAGGCTGCCACCGAGGCTTTCAAGGATCTGCAGCTGGAAGGCGACGAAGCGACCGGCGCCTCCATCGTGCGGGTGGCAGTGGAATCCCCGCTGAAGCAGATTGCGGCTAACGCTGGTATGGAAGGCGGGGTTGTGGCTGAGAAGGTCCGTCACCTGCCCAAGGGTCAGGGTCTGAATGCCGCCACCGGCGAGTACGAGGATCTGTTGGAAGCCAAGGTGGCTGACCCGGTGAAGGTGACTCGTTCCGCTCTGCAGAACGCGGCCTCTATCGCGGGGCTGTTCCTGACCACCGAAGCGGTGGTGGCTGACAAGCCTGAGCCTCCGGCTCCGGCACCGGCTCCGGCTGGCGACGACATGGGCGGCATGTACTAA
- a CDS encoding LytR C-terminal domain-containing protein — translation MDEARYPEDEFDRIGKNLPQGAHRPGQPWWHGFLPFVIVIIAAPLLAWAMLLLIGSHPSTANDVATKPQMSQTPNTAATPSPSETEKPGEEPTESVEPSEEPTQSTPPAAEKTPEPPSADKSINVSVLNASGINGLAAKIKDKVAADGFTKVSADNFQGTKPAVNTIYYPSDREAEAREVQRVLNIDMIVPKDGLDKIQVVLVGRL, via the coding sequence GTGGATGAAGCACGATACCCCGAGGATGAATTCGACCGGATTGGGAAAAACTTACCACAGGGCGCGCACCGACCTGGTCAGCCCTGGTGGCACGGTTTTCTGCCTTTTGTCATCGTGATTATTGCCGCACCCTTGCTGGCTTGGGCCATGCTGCTCCTGATTGGGTCGCACCCCTCAACCGCCAACGATGTGGCGACGAAGCCCCAGATGAGCCAAACCCCAAACACCGCGGCGACCCCGAGCCCTTCTGAAACCGAAAAACCCGGCGAAGAACCCACAGAAAGTGTCGAACCCAGCGAGGAACCGACCCAAAGCACCCCGCCCGCTGCGGAAAAAACGCCCGAGCCGCCTTCTGCCGATAAAAGTATCAACGTGAGTGTCTTGAACGCTTCGGGAATCAACGGACTGGCTGCAAAAATCAAGGACAAAGTGGCAGCGGATGGCTTTACGAAAGTGTCTGCCGATAACTTCCAGGGCACCAAACCCGCAGTAAACACCATCTATTACCCCTCCGACCGCGAGGCGGAAGCGCGCGAGGTGCAGCGCGTCTTGAATATCGACATGATTGTGCCCAAAGACGGCCTGGACAAGATTCAGGTTGTGTTGGTCGGCAGGCTCTAA
- a CDS encoding uracil-DNA glycosylase yields the protein MNTGENRGGLERIMSPDWAQTMAPVEDQIHSMGDFLRAELAAGRGYFPAGENVFHAFQYPLERVKVLIVGQDPYPTPGHAMGLSFSVMPGTEIPRSLVNIFKELHQDLGLPLPTSGDLRPWANQGVMLLNRALTVQPGKPASHRGRGWEAITEFAIRELAKHHDAQGLPLVAFLWGADARKTKEFMPRVPCLESVHPSPLSASRGFFGSRPFSRANELLVAQGGQPVDWRLP from the coding sequence ATGAACACAGGGGAGAACCGAGGCGGACTGGAACGGATTATGTCCCCGGACTGGGCGCAAACTATGGCTCCGGTCGAGGACCAGATTCACTCCATGGGAGATTTCCTGCGTGCCGAATTGGCGGCGGGACGGGGATATTTTCCGGCTGGAGAGAATGTATTTCACGCTTTTCAGTACCCTTTGGAGCGGGTGAAAGTCCTGATTGTGGGCCAAGACCCCTATCCCACCCCGGGTCACGCCATGGGACTATCATTTTCTGTAATGCCCGGTACAGAAATTCCGCGTTCGCTGGTTAATATTTTTAAGGAACTGCATCAGGATTTAGGCCTGCCCCTGCCGACTTCGGGCGACTTGCGGCCCTGGGCAAATCAGGGAGTCATGCTGCTAAACCGAGCTTTGACCGTACAACCGGGGAAACCTGCCTCCCACCGCGGCCGAGGCTGGGAGGCTATTACCGAGTTCGCCATCCGGGAACTCGCTAAACATCATGACGCGCAAGGGCTGCCGCTGGTCGCGTTTTTGTGGGGTGCCGATGCACGCAAGACCAAAGAGTTTATGCCCCGCGTACCGTGCCTCGAATCGGTTCATCCCTCCCCGCTCTCAGCGTCACGAGGATTCTTTGGTTCCCGTCCCTTTTCACGAGCCAATGAATTGCTGGTGGCCCAGGGCGGTCAGCCGGTGGATTGGCGCCTGCCGTGA
- the nadC gene encoding carboxylating nicotinate-nucleotide diphosphorylase — MMLPPEITSALAAAKLDSRQVTDFIEATLDEDLAYGPDVTTDAIFDDSLTVQARMVARESGCLAGVPIAAAVPFVLAQKAGAPTPRVTMRRQDGERVEPGDVILEITAGARTMLTAERTLLNLASQLSGVATAVAAYVDAIADAPCESGTTGTKARVRDTRKTIPGMRVLQKYAVRCGGGENHRMGLGDAALIKDNHIAAAGSLAAAVQAVRAYAPQIPLEVECDTLEQVTEATALGVGLILLDNMSPETMAKAVAIAAPYGVKTEASGGLTLSDAAATAACGVDYISVGALTHSAPILDLALDM, encoded by the coding sequence ATGATGTTACCCCCAGAAATCACCAGCGCTTTAGCGGCAGCGAAGTTAGATTCGCGCCAGGTCACGGACTTTATCGAGGCGACCTTGGACGAAGATTTGGCTTACGGGCCAGACGTCACCACGGATGCCATTTTTGATGACTCCCTCACGGTACAAGCCCGGATGGTAGCCCGCGAGTCAGGGTGCTTGGCGGGGGTTCCCATCGCCGCCGCGGTGCCTTTCGTGCTGGCGCAAAAGGCCGGCGCCCCCACACCGCGGGTCACGATGCGACGCCAGGATGGGGAACGGGTTGAGCCAGGAGATGTCATTTTAGAGATAACTGCTGGTGCCAGGACTATGCTGACCGCCGAGAGGACCCTGTTGAACCTGGCCAGTCAGCTCAGCGGTGTGGCGACCGCGGTGGCGGCTTATGTGGATGCGATTGCCGACGCCCCCTGCGAGAGTGGAACGACAGGTACAAAAGCACGGGTGCGTGACACGCGCAAAACGATTCCGGGAATGCGCGTGCTGCAAAAGTACGCGGTGCGCTGCGGCGGCGGAGAAAATCACCGGATGGGGCTGGGGGACGCGGCGCTCATCAAAGACAACCACATCGCCGCAGCCGGTTCGCTGGCGGCCGCGGTGCAGGCGGTGCGAGCGTATGCCCCCCAGATTCCCCTGGAAGTGGAATGCGACACTTTGGAACAGGTCACAGAGGCGACGGCTCTCGGGGTAGGGCTGATTTTGCTGGATAATATGAGCCCGGAAACCATGGCTAAAGCGGTGGCAATCGCTGCCCCATACGGAGTGAAAACCGAGGCCAGCGGGGGCTTGACACTGAGTGACGCGGCAGCGACCGCCGCCTGCGGGGTGGACTATATCTCTGTGGGAGCCCTCACGCACAGCGCTCCCATTCTCGATCTGGCCCTGGACATGTAG
- the nadB gene encoding L-aspartate oxidase, with translation MTTPVLVVGSGAAGLSAVINLVFAGVDCVLVTKSDLTASSTDWAQGGLAAVWDRQDTPEAHYEDTIVAGAGLCSQTAVRTLVQEAPRALQWMMRIGARFDRNAAGEIDLHLEGGHSARRILHSNGDASGHEIEITLAKNVAAMDGATWNTGGQGELKVLEDCELCDVLVDRDGRACGATVRDSRRGFGVVSAFAVILATGGIGQLWNATTNPEVVNGVGLAAALRAGAIGRDLEFMQFHPTIFVPPVKVKGDRGVLVSEAVRGEGAFLVDGQGNRVMRGVHPQEDLAPRDVVSAAEQEYMVAHGLDHLYLDATSFGAQKWKEMFPTIYELVSSRGVDPITEPIPVRPGAHYYCGGIAATMSGQTNVAGLYAIGEVACTGVQGANRLASNSLTEALVMGSLVAKQLAEADLPQLRRRPVAKPATIPQPAVIAPTVLETIQEIMSRDVYVLRDRAGLQRAQRELENLSPHTTLVARALVAPALAREESRGTHRRTDFPHRREEWRRHLDVKLGPDGTSLEVSETPV, from the coding sequence ATGACAACCCCGGTTCTGGTAGTCGGATCCGGGGCGGCGGGCTTGAGCGCCGTCATCAACCTGGTTTTTGCCGGGGTCGATTGCGTACTGGTGACGAAAAGTGACCTGACCGCCAGCTCTACTGACTGGGCACAAGGGGGGTTGGCTGCGGTTTGGGATCGGCAAGACACTCCCGAAGCCCACTACGAAGACACCATCGTGGCGGGGGCGGGCTTGTGCAGCCAGACGGCGGTGCGCACCCTGGTTCAGGAAGCCCCGCGAGCCCTGCAGTGGATGATGCGTATCGGAGCGCGCTTCGACCGCAACGCAGCCGGGGAAATCGACCTGCACCTGGAAGGGGGGCATTCCGCGCGGCGCATCCTGCACTCCAACGGGGACGCTTCGGGTCACGAAATCGAGATTACGCTGGCGAAAAATGTCGCCGCCATGGACGGTGCGACCTGGAACACCGGCGGACAAGGTGAACTGAAAGTCCTGGAAGATTGCGAGTTGTGCGATGTCCTGGTCGATAGAGACGGCCGTGCCTGCGGTGCCACGGTACGGGATTCCCGGCGTGGATTCGGGGTCGTTTCCGCTTTTGCGGTCATCCTCGCTACCGGCGGAATCGGCCAGCTGTGGAATGCGACCACGAACCCCGAAGTCGTCAACGGGGTCGGTTTGGCCGCAGCCCTGCGCGCCGGAGCCATCGGCCGCGACCTCGAATTTATGCAGTTCCACCCCACCATTTTTGTACCGCCCGTTAAAGTTAAGGGCGACCGGGGGGTACTCGTGTCCGAAGCGGTGCGCGGGGAGGGCGCTTTCCTGGTGGACGGGCAGGGCAACCGGGTCATGCGCGGGGTTCATCCCCAAGAGGACTTGGCGCCGCGTGACGTGGTTTCGGCGGCGGAACAGGAGTACATGGTGGCTCACGGTTTGGATCACCTCTACTTGGATGCCACCAGTTTCGGGGCTCAGAAATGGAAAGAAATGTTCCCCACCATCTATGAGCTGGTTTCCAGCCGCGGGGTAGACCCCATCACCGAGCCGATTCCGGTCCGCCCCGGAGCCCACTACTATTGCGGCGGAATCGCGGCCACCATGAGTGGGCAAACGAACGTGGCAGGACTCTATGCCATTGGGGAGGTGGCGTGTACCGGGGTGCAGGGCGCAAACCGCCTGGCCTCAAACTCCCTGACGGAAGCCCTGGTCATGGGCAGTTTAGTCGCTAAGCAGCTGGCGGAAGCGGACCTGCCGCAACTGCGACGCCGCCCGGTGGCAAAACCGGCAACGATTCCCCAGCCGGCGGTCATTGCGCCCACGGTACTGGAAACAATCCAGGAAATCATGAGCCGCGATGTCTATGTGCTGCGCGATCGCGCCGGCCTGCAGCGGGCTCAGCGCGAACTTGAGAATCTGTCCCCCCACACCACGCTGGTAGCCCGAGCCCTGGTGGCACCGGCCTTGGCCAGAGAAGAATCCCGCGGCACCCACCGGCGAACGGATTTCCCGCACCGCCGCGAGGAATGGCGCCGGCATCTAGACGTGAAGCTGGGCCCAGACGGAACCTCCCTGGAAGTCAGCGAGACCCCGGTGTGA
- the nadA gene encoding quinolinate synthase NadA: MTRSATETQALQKSIRQLAQEKDAVILAHNYQSGEVQDVADFTGDSLALSRLAAEAPQGTIVFAGVHFMAETAKILSPQKRVLIPDATAGCSLADCITAEQLREWKAAHPGAVVVSYVNTTAAVKAETDVCCTSANAIDVVNSIPAQTEILFCPDRNLGTHVRRVTDRKNLVTWDGACHVHAAMTPDILMQGILAAGDADVYIHPECGGTQAAVDLIEAGKLSAERVKVLSTGGMLSEAKKAPKGSRVLVATEVGMLHPLRKANPEVTFEPVMPQAACPYMNQTTLENLVSCLENGRDEVFVDEDIAARARASVQRMIAIGNTASPQQH, from the coding sequence ATGACTCGAAGCGCCACAGAAACTCAAGCTCTCCAAAAAAGTATTCGCCAGCTGGCTCAGGAAAAAGACGCCGTAATCTTGGCGCATAACTACCAATCCGGCGAAGTTCAAGACGTGGCGGATTTCACCGGGGATTCCCTGGCTTTGTCACGTTTGGCTGCCGAAGCCCCGCAGGGCACCATCGTGTTTGCCGGAGTTCACTTCATGGCGGAAACCGCCAAAATTCTCTCCCCGCAAAAACGCGTTTTGATTCCTGACGCCACCGCGGGATGTTCGCTGGCAGATTGCATTACTGCCGAGCAGCTACGGGAGTGGAAAGCCGCGCACCCCGGCGCGGTCGTGGTCAGTTACGTGAACACCACCGCCGCGGTGAAGGCGGAAACCGATGTGTGCTGCACCTCGGCCAACGCTATTGACGTGGTGAACTCGATTCCGGCGCAAACCGAGATTCTGTTTTGCCCCGACCGCAACCTGGGGACGCACGTGCGGCGCGTGACCGATCGGAAAAACCTGGTGACCTGGGACGGTGCCTGCCATGTTCACGCCGCGATGACCCCCGACATTTTGATGCAAGGAATCCTTGCCGCGGGGGATGCGGATGTCTACATTCACCCCGAATGCGGCGGTACGCAGGCAGCTGTGGACCTCATCGAGGCCGGCAAACTCAGTGCGGAACGGGTGAAGGTGCTTTCCACTGGCGGAATGCTCTCGGAGGCGAAAAAAGCCCCGAAAGGTTCGCGAGTGCTGGTCGCCACCGAGGTTGGGATGCTTCACCCGCTGCGTAAAGCCAATCCAGAGGTCACTTTTGAACCGGTCATGCCCCAGGCGGCTTGCCCGTACATGAACCAAACCACTTTGGAAAACTTAGTCAGCTGCTTGGAAAACGGCCGCGACGAAGTCTTTGTGGACGAAGATATCGCCGCGCGCGCCCGAGCCAGCGTGCAGCGCATGATTGCCATCGGCAACACCGCCTCACCCCAGCAGCACTAG
- a CDS encoding serine/threonine-protein kinase: protein MSANAELLGAEIGGYVLERRLGTGASATVYLAHDGAGNPVAFKLLAPGADLGQRDGDARERLRSEALALKRANVPGVAAVMDLEVDGVDAFIVTEYVPGPTLAEDVRACGAWQREDALELGTMLAATLRAVHESGICHRDIKPANVILGPNGPVLIDFGISSVLENTSGLTRTGLVVGTPGFISPEVIEGQKADFADDWWALAALLLFTLTGRPPFGTGSATVIVSRILAGNPDVAGLEAPLAEVFRRVLAPQAQRSADFTELLQAVQSGANDEETAATALLTPAIPNESGYTTVMPQELNGRYNPVGVENPSTGGESSPEWSAEETGGVADTWGDAVLPDPQTAVQPDAAAGGVADESGAKSVPGMLPFLGLAGALAWTAWVPWQPAASGIIAVIGFWVAAVAGWHWRSTRKILSLPAAFIKGLASTLPAAVIVAVALFLAGGILRGNTVTLPTELPDTILIFGTIVPKRVYMAQVLSGVALLVAWWIPLSAPLRVGARRVLRAALPTPLRRLILGMLLLGLAAVAFILV from the coding sequence ATGAGCGCAAACGCCGAGTTATTGGGTGCCGAAATAGGCGGGTACGTTTTGGAGCGCCGGCTCGGGACGGGTGCTTCCGCCACCGTCTATCTGGCTCATGACGGCGCCGGTAACCCGGTTGCTTTTAAACTGTTGGCACCCGGCGCTGACTTGGGACAGCGTGATGGGGATGCCCGGGAGCGTCTCCGCTCCGAAGCGCTGGCTCTGAAACGGGCCAATGTTCCCGGGGTCGCGGCCGTGATGGACCTGGAAGTCGACGGGGTCGATGCTTTTATCGTCACGGAATATGTCCCCGGCCCGACTCTCGCGGAGGATGTGCGGGCTTGCGGAGCTTGGCAGCGCGAGGATGCTTTAGAACTGGGGACCATGCTAGCCGCCACCCTGCGGGCGGTGCATGAGTCCGGGATTTGCCACCGCGACATCAAACCCGCCAACGTAATACTTGGACCGAATGGTCCAGTACTCATTGACTTTGGGATTTCTTCCGTTTTGGAAAACACCAGCGGACTGACACGAACCGGCTTGGTAGTGGGAACTCCGGGCTTTATCTCGCCGGAGGTTATCGAGGGTCAGAAAGCGGATTTCGCTGACGACTGGTGGGCTTTAGCCGCGCTGCTGCTGTTCACCCTGACCGGACGGCCCCCCTTCGGAACTGGCTCGGCAACGGTCATTGTCTCGCGGATTTTAGCCGGAAACCCGGACGTGGCTGGGCTGGAAGCGCCTTTGGCTGAGGTCTTTCGCAGGGTTTTAGCCCCGCAGGCTCAGCGAAGCGCGGATTTTACTGAACTCCTCCAGGCCGTGCAGTCCGGCGCGAACGATGAGGAAACCGCCGCGACCGCCCTTCTGACCCCGGCAATCCCGAACGAATCGGGATACACCACGGTGATGCCTCAAGAGTTGAATGGTCGGTATAATCCGGTGGGGGTGGAGAACCCCTCCACCGGGGGGGAATCCTCCCCGGAATGGTCCGCGGAAGAAACCGGCGGCGTGGCCGATACCTGGGGGGATGCGGTTTTGCCGGATCCCCAAACGGCTGTCCAGCCAGACGCCGCTGCCGGCGGTGTGGCGGATGAATCTGGTGCTAAGTCAGTTCCGGGGATGCTGCCTTTCTTGGGACTGGCCGGCGCACTGGCCTGGACGGCGTGGGTTCCGTGGCAGCCGGCAGCATCGGGAATCATTGCGGTGATTGGCTTTTGGGTGGCCGCGGTGGCGGGCTGGCATTGGCGTTCGACCCGGAAAATTCTGTCCCTGCCCGCAGCCTTCATTAAGGGGCTGGCCAGCACCCTACCAGCTGCTGTCATCGTGGCGGTGGCGCTGTTTCTGGCGGGGGGAATCCTGCGTGGTAACACGGTTACTCTGCCCACCGAGCTGCCCGACACCATCCTCATCTTTGGAACAATCGTTCCAAAAAGGGTGTATATGGCACAAGTCCTGTCCGGAGTAGCGCTCCTGGTGGCGTGGTGGATTCCGCTCAGCGCTCCGCTGCGGGTTGGCGCCAGGAGAGTGCTGCGGGCGGCCTTGCCCACCCCGTTGCGCCGTCTCATCCTGGGGATGCTGCTGTTGGGGCTAGCGGCCGTGGCTTTCATCCTGGTCTGA